A stretch of the Thermus thermophilus genome encodes the following:
- a CDS encoding UbiX family flavin prenyltransferase, with translation MDAPFRVVVGVSGASGMPYALDLLEALKDLAEVHLVLSQGATRVLWEEMGLSPKDLHALAHRVYKDQDLGAPIASGSFPTRGMVVVPCSATTLAKVAAGLADTLLTRAAYVHLKERRPLVLVLRETPLPLPTLRAMVQAAEAGATILPASPGFYHRPKEIRDLLGFVTQRILDHLGLPGKRAPRWGET, from the coding sequence GTGGACGCGCCTTTCCGGGTGGTGGTGGGGGTTTCCGGGGCGAGCGGCATGCCCTACGCCCTGGACCTCCTCGAGGCGCTCAAGGACCTCGCCGAGGTGCACCTCGTCCTCTCCCAGGGGGCCACGCGGGTGCTCTGGGAGGAGATGGGCCTAAGCCCCAAGGACCTCCACGCCCTGGCCCACCGGGTCTACAAGGACCAGGACCTGGGCGCCCCCATCGCCTCGGGCTCCTTCCCCACCCGGGGGATGGTGGTCGTCCCTTGCTCCGCCACCACCCTGGCCAAGGTGGCCGCGGGCTTGGCCGACACCCTCCTCACCCGGGCGGCCTACGTCCACCTGAAGGAGCGCCGCCCCCTCGTCCTTGTCCTGAGGGAGACCCCTTTGCCCCTCCCCACCCTGAGGGCCATGGTCCAGGCGGCGGAGGCCGGGGCCACCATCCTCCCGGCGAGCCCCGGCTTCTACCACCGCCCCAAGGAGATCAGGGACCTCCTCGGCTTCGTCACCCAGCGCATCCTGGACCACCTGGGGCTTCCCGGGAAGCGCGCCCCCCGGTGGGGGGAAACGTGA